One genomic window of Maribacter aquivivus includes the following:
- a CDS encoding DUF3800 domain-containing protein: protein MSDKIGFIDESGDKSIHFTKDGVSTFFIVTAIILDEYSVDKTREQFVETAAKHTRAPEIKSSAKAFKDFDKRIDFIKDISKLNFKIYSIIVDKREVFEDSGLQFRNIFYKYVNGLLDRELYDYYPYLKLISDNHGSEKFMDGFVNYVEKNHKQTELFRGPKFEFCDSKDEPLIQLADFIAGSLSRCYDPKKINPRSSEILKILDKHILHLREWPENPRNKYSNIELEDEKFNKELVDFIFFRIKNFIHINAENPAIEIKNQLICLNYLVYRFKKDPHQYIYSDEIIDRIRVRNIHITKRIFSKEVIGNLRENKILITSSQSGYKIPCCRGDIIRFYNNYSSKVIPMIETLKKTDIVIKSATSGKINLLEEIEFDYIKRLTDIKK from the coding sequence TTGAGTGACAAAATAGGGTTTATTGACGAATCAGGTGATAAAAGTATTCATTTTACAAAGGATGGTGTTTCAACATTCTTTATCGTAACTGCAATTATTTTAGATGAATATTCAGTAGATAAAACTAGAGAACAATTTGTTGAAACAGCAGCAAAACATACTCGAGCACCTGAAATTAAATCCAGCGCTAAAGCCTTTAAAGATTTTGACAAAAGAATTGATTTTATAAAGGATATTTCTAAACTTAATTTCAAAATCTATAGTATCATAGTTGATAAAAGAGAAGTTTTTGAAGATAGTGGATTACAATTTAGAAACATTTTTTATAAATATGTCAATGGTTTATTAGACCGAGAACTATATGATTATTATCCATATTTGAAATTAATTTCAGACAATCATGGCTCTGAAAAATTCATGGATGGCTTCGTTAATTATGTTGAAAAGAACCATAAACAAACAGAATTATTTAGAGGACCAAAGTTCGAATTCTGTGATAGTAAAGATGAACCACTAATACAATTAGCGGATTTTATTGCTGGTAGTTTATCTCGGTGCTATGATCCAAAAAAAATTAACCCAAGAAGTTCTGAGATATTAAAGATTCTAGACAAGCATATTCTACATTTAAGAGAATGGCCGGAAAACCCTCGAAATAAATATTCTAATATTGAATTAGAAGACGAAAAATTCAATAAAGAACTAGTCGATTTCATATTCTTTAGAATCAAGAATTTCATTCATATTAATGCAGAGAATCCAGCTATTGAAATTAAAAATCAATTAATATGCTTGAACTACTTAGTCTATAGATTTAAGAAAGACCCTCATCAATATATCTATTCAGATGAAATAATAGATAGAATAAGGGTTCGTAATATTCATATTACTAAACGTATATTTAGTAAAGAAGTAATTGGCAATTTGAGAGAAAATAAAATATTGATAACAAGTTCTCAAAGTGGATATAAAATTCCATGTTGTCGTGGTGATATAATTCGTTTTTACAATAATTATAGTTCAAAAGTTATTCCGATGATTGAAACTTTAAAAAAGACTGATATCGTAATCAAAAGTGCAACCTCTGGTAAAATTAATTTATTAGAAGAAATAGAATTCGACTATATTAAAAGACTAACTGACATTAAAAAGTAA
- a CDS encoding cell division ATP-binding protein FtsE has translation MEEIVLELKDASIFQKESLVLSEVTIKIAKGEFVYLIGKTGSGKSSFMKTLYGDLPLQKGEGHVVDFDLKTLKEKDIPFLRRKLGIVFQDFKLLPDRNINQNMFFVLKATGWTDKVKMDTQVSNVLEKVGMKTKGFKFPHELSGGEQQRIAIARALLNDPELIIADEPTGNLDPQTSVEVMKVLQEINKSGRTILMATHDYALILKFPSKTIKCDANKVFEVVQRAV, from the coding sequence ATGGAAGAGATTGTTTTAGAACTTAAGGATGCCTCAATTTTTCAAAAGGAGAGTTTGGTATTGAGTGAAGTAACTATAAAAATTGCCAAAGGGGAATTTGTATACCTTATTGGCAAGACCGGAAGCGGTAAAAGTAGCTTCATGAAAACACTATATGGCGATTTACCTTTGCAAAAAGGTGAAGGTCATGTGGTTGACTTCGATCTTAAGACATTAAAAGAAAAAGATATTCCGTTTTTACGTAGAAAATTAGGTATTGTTTTTCAAGATTTTAAACTATTACCAGACCGAAATATTAACCAAAACATGTTTTTTGTTTTAAAGGCAACAGGCTGGACAGATAAGGTTAAAATGGATACCCAGGTATCAAACGTGCTTGAAAAAGTGGGTATGAAAACTAAAGGATTTAAGTTCCCACATGAACTTTCTGGTGGAGAACAACAACGTATTGCCATTGCACGTGCATTATTAAATGATCCAGAACTAATTATTGCCGATGAGCCAACCGGAAACCTTGATCCACAAACCAGTGTAGAGGTCATGAAAGTCTTACAGGAAATCAATAAATCTGGCAGAACCATTTTAATGGCAACCCATGACTATGCGTTGATTTTAAAATTCCCATCTAAAACCATTAAGTGCGACGCAAATAAGGTGTTTGAGGTGGTGCAGAGAGCGGTTTAA
- a CDS encoding tetratricopeptide repeat protein yields the protein MLKKITAFIPLVFGLVALTNAQETKIYTHEQKAFQDALALYNNEQYQAAQTIFEKVKVSTKDEETAANSAYYAANAAVRLNQMGADRLMEDFVEKYPTSTKRNSAFADVAEYYFQTGKYPYALKWYDKVDQNSLSRGEMDKFNFNYGYSLFSSRKTKEAEKYLEKVTTSQVYGSQAKYYLGYISYQEDDYETANQRFDQITDQDVLEEKLSYYQADMNFKLGKFDEAIALAKKQLTKADRREVSELNKIIGESYFNLKQYENAIPYLTEYNGKGGKWSNTDYYYLGYAYYKGGDYSNAIAQFNKIIGGTNSVAQNAYYHLAECYLKLDKKQEALNAFRNASQMDYSAEIQKDAFLNYARLSYEVGNAYEPVPQVITNYLKTYPKDEHQDEMQTLLVDSYITSKNFAGAMTLLEENKNYASKAVYQKVAYYRGIELFMEGDYNAAAENFNKSLNSAEDMLFKARANYWKAESDYLSNRFDEAVKGYTAFKNNPSAKNTEMYADVDYNLAYGYFKQKDYTDAITYFNAFTANGNTEVEKLHDGYLRLGDSYYATSKYWPAIETYNKALALNGPEKDYAFYQKAMSYGYVDRGDSKIENLEEFVSQYPRSSFKDDALFELGNTYVSQGQENKGLAAYDRLISEYRGSSLVPQALMRQGLVNYNAARNEAALVKFKTVVRDFPKTQEAIQAVATAKLVYVDMGRVNEYAEWVRTLDFVQVTDAELDNATFDAAQKQNLEGNVDAAIKGYKNYVQQFPTGLHAVDANFSLAQLYFGKGEKESALPYYKYVADRSTSEYAEQALTRVCEVYISKDDYQIALPYLLKLESQANIQQNRTFARSNLMKGYYGQKNYPKTIEYADKVLATSNIDNRIKSDAHIMIARSAIATNDEVKAESAYAEVLQIASGATAAEALYYNAYFEHKDGAYENSNIAVQKLAKDYAAYKEWGGKGLVLMAKNYYALNDAYQATYILESVITNFSQYPEIVSEARAELAIIKSKEAKSNSSVDPN from the coding sequence ATGCTTAAAAAAATCACCGCTTTTATTCCATTGGTATTCGGTTTGGTCGCTTTGACCAATGCCCAAGAAACTAAGATTTATACTCATGAGCAAAAGGCTTTTCAAGACGCGCTAGCGCTTTACAACAACGAACAATACCAAGCAGCACAGACTATTTTTGAAAAGGTCAAAGTCTCTACAAAAGATGAGGAGACCGCTGCCAATAGTGCTTACTACGCAGCCAATGCCGCAGTACGCTTAAACCAGATGGGTGCAGACCGATTGATGGAAGATTTCGTGGAAAAATACCCGACTTCTACCAAACGTAATTCTGCCTTTGCAGATGTGGCAGAGTACTACTTTCAAACAGGTAAATACCCGTATGCATTGAAATGGTATGACAAGGTAGATCAGAACTCACTTTCTCGTGGCGAGATGGATAAGTTTAACTTCAATTATGGCTACTCTTTATTCTCATCTCGTAAAACAAAAGAAGCCGAAAAGTATCTTGAAAAAGTAACTACTTCTCAAGTGTACGGTTCTCAAGCAAAATACTACTTGGGTTATATTTCATATCAAGAAGATGACTATGAAACGGCAAACCAGCGTTTTGATCAAATTACCGATCAAGATGTATTAGAGGAGAAGCTAAGTTATTATCAGGCAGACATGAATTTTAAGTTGGGTAAATTCGATGAGGCAATTGCTTTGGCGAAAAAACAACTAACAAAAGCTGACAGACGAGAAGTCTCTGAATTAAATAAGATTATTGGGGAGAGTTACTTTAACTTGAAGCAATACGAAAATGCGATTCCGTATTTAACGGAATACAACGGTAAAGGTGGTAAATGGAGCAATACTGATTACTACTATTTAGGATATGCATATTATAAAGGTGGCGATTATAGTAATGCCATAGCTCAATTCAATAAAATTATTGGGGGTACCAATAGCGTTGCTCAAAATGCATATTACCACTTAGCAGAATGTTATTTGAAGTTGGATAAAAAACAGGAAGCGCTGAACGCTTTCCGTAATGCTTCTCAAATGGATTACAGTGCCGAGATTCAGAAAGATGCTTTTTTAAATTATGCACGTTTAAGTTATGAGGTGGGTAATGCCTATGAGCCGGTTCCGCAGGTAATTACAAATTACTTGAAAACGTATCCGAAAGATGAGCATCAAGATGAGATGCAGACCTTGTTGGTAGATTCATATATTACTTCAAAGAACTTCGCAGGTGCAATGACGTTGCTAGAAGAGAATAAGAACTATGCTAGTAAGGCTGTCTATCAAAAAGTTGCCTATTACAGAGGTATTGAACTTTTTATGGAAGGTGATTATAATGCTGCAGCTGAAAACTTCAATAAATCTTTAAACAGTGCAGAAGATATGCTGTTTAAGGCAAGAGCGAATTACTGGAAAGCAGAATCTGATTACCTGTCTAATCGTTTTGATGAGGCTGTAAAAGGATATACGGCGTTCAAGAATAATCCTTCAGCAAAAAACACAGAAATGTATGCCGATGTAGATTACAATTTGGCATATGGCTATTTTAAACAAAAAGATTATACTGATGCCATTACCTACTTCAATGCGTTTACAGCAAACGGAAATACAGAAGTAGAGAAATTACATGATGGCTATTTGAGATTGGGCGATAGTTACTACGCTACCAGTAAATACTGGCCAGCTATTGAAACTTATAATAAAGCATTGGCATTAAATGGACCAGAGAAAGATTATGCCTTTTACCAAAAAGCGATGAGCTACGGTTATGTAGATAGAGGTGACAGCAAAATTGAAAACTTAGAAGAATTTGTAAGCCAATATCCAAGGTCTAGTTTTAAAGATGATGCCTTATTTGAATTAGGAAACACCTATGTTTCTCAAGGTCAAGAGAATAAAGGTCTTGCCGCTTACGATCGTTTGATCAGTGAATACAGAGGTAGTTCGTTGGTGCCACAAGCATTAATGAGACAGGGACTTGTAAATTATAATGCCGCAAGAAACGAAGCTGCCTTGGTGAAGTTTAAAACGGTTGTTCGCGATTTTCCAAAAACACAAGAAGCAATACAAGCTGTAGCAACGGCTAAATTGGTATATGTAGATATGGGGCGTGTAAACGAATATGCAGAGTGGGTACGCACGCTCGATTTTGTACAGGTTACCGATGCTGAATTGGACAACGCCACGTTTGATGCTGCCCAAAAACAGAACTTAGAAGGTAATGTTGATGCCGCTATTAAGGGATATAAAAATTACGTTCAACAATTTCCAACTGGTTTACATGCTGTAGATGCTAACTTTAGTTTAGCTCAGTTGTATTTCGGAAAAGGGGAAAAAGAATCGGCTTTGCCATATTACAAGTATGTTGCCGATAGAAGCACTAGCGAATATGCAGAACAGGCATTAACTCGTGTTTGTGAAGTCTATATTTCTAAAGATGATTACCAAATTGCATTGCCATATTTATTGAAATTAGAGAGTCAGGCAAATATTCAGCAGAATAGAACATTTGCACGCTCTAACTTAATGAAAGGATATTACGGGCAAAAGAATTATCCGAAGACCATAGAATATGCGGATAAGGTATTGGCAACTTCTAACATTGATAATAGAATTAAGAGTGATGCGCATATTATGATCGCAAGATCTGCCATTGCAACCAATGACGAGGTAAAGGCAGAATCAGCATATGCAGAGGTCTTACAAATAGCATCTGGCGCAACAGCTGCGGAAGCATTATACTATAACGCCTATTTTGAGCATAAAGATGGGGCTTACGAGAACTCTAATATTGCCGTACAAAAATTAGCTAAAGATTATGCAGCGTATAAAGAATGGGGTGGTAAAGGTTTAGTGTTAATGGCTAAAAACTATTATGCATTAAATGATGCCTACCAAGCGACATATATTCTAGAAAGCGTTATTACAAACTTTAGTCAATATCCAGAAATTGTTTCAGAGGCAAGAGCAGAGCTTGCAATCATTAAATCGAAAGAGGCAAAAAGTAACTCATCGGTTGATCCTAACTAA
- a CDS encoding TonB-dependent receptor, whose protein sequence is MYNKHIFTLIFLTLGFQVVFAQEEEEKDLGTETVTVTKAYTPTVSDAFKIKSVPNMNDSIVLQKKPINYSIFSVPVASTFTPNKGTASKVERLPPPVLYNSYASLGAGLYGNVLGEFYTSRTINRDENFDIGFNHLSSRGGIDGVELSDTFYDTKLDASYAKRDRDLDWGAAIGLQHQLYNWYGIEPGVFSETILNSIDERQNYYMGEVSGHINVEDAYFKRADLKYRRFFDAVSSGENRAIFNSGFEFPVNEETLNAKVNVDYVGGTFENASLNSTTNDNGISYSNLQVGVNPSLKMLRDDLSLNLGVNLVYGMDLENSESNFYIYPAVTASYRLLDETVIAYGGVTGELKQNSYYDLVEGNPFVSPTLNIAPTDSQYKAYIGFKGQLLPNLSYNVKGSYSAENNRPLYTLNPRNDFRSDDKGYYYGNSFDVFYDDIKTLGIFGELNVDVNRNFTAGVNVAVYDYSTETGNPAWNLPNLKASLFMDYQIGEQWYAGANLFYVGERDDFSSTALENVPTSDFPAALITLDGYFDANAHIGYRYTDQWSFFIKGANLSNNAYQRWANFQVQGIQILGGATYKFDF, encoded by the coding sequence ATGTACAACAAACATATATTTACGCTTATATTTTTAACGCTTGGCTTTCAAGTTGTTTTTGCCCAAGAAGAAGAGGAAAAAGATTTGGGTACGGAGACCGTAACGGTAACTAAAGCATATACGCCAACCGTTTCAGATGCTTTTAAGATTAAGTCGGTTCCGAATATGAACGACTCTATCGTGTTACAGAAAAAGCCTATCAATTATAGTATTTTTTCCGTTCCCGTAGCATCGACGTTTACACCTAATAAAGGCACGGCATCGAAAGTAGAAAGACTGCCACCACCAGTATTGTATAATTCGTATGCCTCTTTAGGTGCGGGATTGTATGGTAATGTATTGGGTGAGTTTTATACCAGTAGAACCATTAATAGAGATGAGAATTTTGATATCGGTTTTAATCACTTATCGTCTCGTGGTGGTATTGATGGTGTAGAATTGAGCGATACGTTCTATGATACCAAATTAGATGCTTCTTATGCAAAACGTGATCGCGATTTAGATTGGGGTGCGGCGATTGGTCTACAACATCAATTATATAATTGGTACGGAATTGAGCCAGGTGTGTTCAGTGAAACAATTCTTAATAGTATTGATGAACGTCAAAACTATTACATGGGTGAAGTTAGCGGTCACATTAATGTCGAAGATGCTTATTTTAAAAGAGCAGATTTAAAATACAGACGATTTTTTGATGCTGTAAGTTCAGGTGAAAACAGGGCTATATTTAATAGCGGATTCGAATTTCCGGTTAACGAAGAGACTTTAAATGCAAAAGTAAATGTTGATTATGTTGGCGGTACTTTTGAAAATGCATCTTTAAATAGTACAACCAATGATAACGGAATTTCTTATAGCAATTTGCAAGTAGGTGTTAACCCTTCTTTAAAAATGCTTCGCGATGATCTTTCATTGAATTTAGGAGTGAATTTGGTTTACGGTATGGATTTAGAGAATAGCGAAAGTAACTTCTATATCTATCCTGCTGTTACAGCTTCATACAGATTGTTAGATGAAACAGTAATCGCTTATGGTGGAGTAACGGGAGAATTAAAGCAGAATTCTTATTATGATTTAGTAGAGGGTAATCCGTTTGTTTCACCAACCTTAAACATTGCGCCTACAGATAGTCAGTATAAGGCCTATATCGGTTTTAAAGGTCAGTTGTTGCCTAATTTAAGTTATAATGTAAAAGGGTCATACTCGGCAGAAAACAACAGACCATTGTATACGTTGAACCCTAGAAATGATTTTAGGTCAGATGATAAAGGGTACTATTATGGTAATTCATTTGATGTGTTTTATGATGATATTAAAACCTTGGGAATTTTTGGTGAGTTGAATGTTGATGTCAACCGTAACTTTACAGCAGGTGTAAATGTAGCCGTGTATGATTACAGTACCGAAACAGGTAACCCAGCTTGGAACTTACCAAATTTGAAAGCATCGTTGTTTATGGATTATCAAATTGGGGAGCAATGGTATGCAGGTGCCAATTTATTCTATGTAGGTGAGCGTGATGATTTTTCGTCAACTGCATTAGAAAATGTACCAACAAGCGATTTTCCAGCAGCGTTAATAACCTTAGATGGTTATTTTGATGCCAATGCACATATTGGGTACCGTTATACAGATCAGTGGTCGTTCTTCATAAAAGGAGCAAACCTTTCTAATAACGCATACCAACGTTGGGCTAATTTTCAAGTTCAAGGAATTCAAATTTTAGGAGGAGCTACATATAAGTTCGATTTCTAG
- a CDS encoding OmpA family protein — MSIRIPHFGVISMLMLCMHFYGFGQNLVVNPSFEKYRNCPIKLGNLEKDVIDWSMPTLGSTDYFNGCSIAMGTPENFNGKQPADFGVGYVGFYMYAPNDYREYIQARFNTTLKKGERYAISFYVSLAERSDFAVKEFGIRFTEFPVEVETTKVLSGLHLSKMKGEVSEKLEISYSKYYSDEIKWVKLTTEFEASGSENYMIIGNFKNNKRTQKYQTKRKITKGSYYYLDMVSVLNVKSKSQNLQVTELKEYELDSVHIFKDVYFNSNKSRIRGNHQHEMESLLSYLKTNSKINIQIFGHTDSVGSDSFNKRLSVRRAAEVVAYLTKNGIQENRISAQGFGSLKPISANKTKAGRFLNRRVEFILSKSD, encoded by the coding sequence ATGTCTATTAGAATACCACATTTTGGAGTTATAAGTATGTTAATGCTTTGTATGCATTTTTACGGATTTGGACAAAATTTGGTAGTGAATCCCAGCTTTGAAAAGTATAGAAATTGCCCAATTAAATTGGGTAATCTTGAAAAGGATGTAATAGATTGGAGTATGCCCACCTTGGGTTCTACAGATTATTTCAATGGTTGCAGTATTGCCATGGGAACGCCAGAGAATTTCAATGGCAAGCAACCTGCAGATTTCGGAGTAGGGTATGTTGGGTTTTACATGTATGCACCCAATGATTACAGAGAATACATTCAAGCAAGATTTAATACAACATTAAAGAAAGGAGAACGCTACGCTATTTCATTTTATGTGAGTTTAGCAGAACGGTCAGATTTTGCTGTTAAGGAATTTGGAATACGATTTACCGAATTTCCTGTTGAAGTTGAGACTACCAAGGTACTATCTGGATTGCATCTTTCTAAGATGAAAGGTGAGGTGTCCGAGAAACTAGAAATATCCTATTCTAAATATTATTCTGATGAAATTAAATGGGTGAAATTGACTACGGAGTTTGAAGCTTCTGGCTCAGAAAACTATATGATCATTGGTAATTTTAAGAACAACAAACGGACACAGAAATATCAAACGAAGAGAAAAATTACCAAAGGTTCTTACTACTATTTAGATATGGTTTCGGTATTGAACGTAAAATCAAAATCTCAAAACTTACAGGTTACAGAATTAAAAGAATATGAATTGGATAGTGTGCACATATTTAAAGATGTCTATTTCAATTCTAACAAGTCTAGAATAAGAGGAAACCACCAGCACGAAATGGAATCGCTGCTTTCATATTTAAAAACGAATTCAAAAATAAATATTCAAATTTTTGGGCATACAGATAGCGTTGGGTCAGATTCTTTTAATAAGCGATTGTCTGTACGGCGAGCAGCAGAAGTTGTTGCCTATTTAACTAAAAATGGAATTCAAGAAAATAGAATTAGTGCTCAAGGCTTTGGCAGTTTAAAACCTATTTCAGCAAACAAAACAAAAGCCGGTAGATTTCTCAACCGGCGTGTAGAATTTATTTTAAGTAAATCAGATTAG
- a CDS encoding NIPSNAP family protein has protein sequence MKNKFPLPLLLLLLAIITSFSSIAQEKEYYELKTYTLKNDTQEKMVDDYLKGAYLPALKRMGIENIGVFKVRSDKYKMSDKIYVLIPYTSLTQFESVEKMLALDKLHVTDGANYINAKFENPPYERIKSVLLRAFPDMPKMKPTTVEGARKDRVYELRSYESPTEALYKNKVDMFNEGGEVTLFKNLGFNAVFYAEVISGDRMPNLMYMTTFPNLQTRDSLWEQFGSSPKWKEISSMEKYQNNMNKLDRHLLYPTEYSDY, from the coding sequence ATGAAGAATAAATTTCCTCTACCGTTGCTATTACTTTTGTTAGCGATAATCACTTCTTTTTCAAGCATTGCACAAGAAAAAGAATACTACGAACTAAAAACTTACACCTTAAAAAATGACACCCAAGAAAAAATGGTCGATGACTATTTGAAGGGTGCTTACCTGCCTGCCCTAAAAAGAATGGGTATTGAAAATATAGGAGTGTTTAAAGTGCGTAGCGATAAGTATAAAATGAGCGATAAAATCTATGTGCTTATACCGTATACATCACTTACTCAATTCGAAAGTGTTGAAAAAATGTTAGCACTTGATAAATTACATGTAACCGATGGCGCAAATTATATAAATGCAAAGTTTGAAAATCCGCCCTACGAACGCATCAAATCAGTCTTACTGCGTGCCTTCCCAGATATGCCTAAAATGAAACCAACTACTGTTGAAGGCGCAAGAAAAGATAGGGTTTATGAATTAAGGAGTTATGAATCGCCTACAGAGGCGCTTTATAAAAACAAAGTAGATATGTTCAATGAAGGAGGTGAAGTAACTTTATTCAAAAATTTGGGCTTTAATGCCGTTTTTTATGCTGAAGTTATTTCTGGAGACCGTATGCCAAATTTAATGTATATGACCACATTCCCAAATTTACAAACACGTGATTCTTTATGGGAACAATTTGGTTCATCACCTAAATGGAAAGAAATTTCTTCTATGGAAAAATATCAAAATAACATGAATAAATTGGATCGCCATTTATTGTACCCAACCGAGTATTCTGATTACTAA
- a CDS encoding NYN domain-containing protein codes for MDLNLAVLIDGDNIPSAYVKEMMEEIAKYGNPTIKRIYGDWTNPRLGKWKNVLLENAITPIQQYGYTQGKNATDSAMIIDAMDVLYAGKVNGFCIVSSDSDFTRLATRLREAGMQVFGIGERKTPNPFIVACDKFIYIEILKGRSEEETSDATDKTPAEKNTVDKITPKALRFISTTIDDVADDDGWAFLGDVGSLLQKKQPNFDSRNYGFQKLTPLINSIPHFEIERREDSKGRKKLIYVKIKEKANSKSKK; via the coding sequence ATGGATTTGAATTTAGCAGTATTGATAGATGGCGATAATATACCGTCTGCCTATGTAAAAGAAATGATGGAAGAGATTGCTAAATATGGTAACCCTACCATTAAACGTATTTATGGCGATTGGACCAACCCACGTTTAGGGAAATGGAAAAATGTATTGCTTGAAAATGCCATTACACCTATTCAGCAATACGGATATACGCAAGGAAAAAATGCTACCGATTCTGCTATGATAATCGATGCTATGGATGTTTTGTATGCCGGCAAGGTAAACGGATTCTGTATTGTTAGTAGCGATAGTGATTTTACGCGTTTGGCTACACGATTAAGAGAAGCTGGTATGCAGGTGTTTGGAATTGGTGAGCGTAAAACTCCTAATCCGTTCATTGTAGCTTGTGATAAATTCATTTATATAGAAATTCTTAAGGGTAGATCAGAAGAAGAAACTTCAGATGCTACAGATAAAACTCCGGCAGAAAAGAATACGGTCGATAAGATTACGCCTAAAGCATTACGTTTTATTTCAACGACTATAGATGATGTTGCCGATGATGATGGTTGGGCTTTTTTGGGCGATGTTGGTAGCTTATTACAAAAGAAACAACCCAATTTCGATTCTCGTAATTATGGCTTTCAAAAACTGACTCCGCTAATCAATTCCATTCCTCATTTCGAGATTGAAAGAAGAGAAGATTCTAAGGGTCGTAAAAAGTTGATTTACGTAAAAATTAAGGAGAAGGCGAATTCTAAATCCAAAAAGTAA